The following DNA comes from Hordeum vulgare subsp. vulgare chromosome 3H, MorexV3_pseudomolecules_assembly, whole genome shotgun sequence.
GTTTCCCGTCCGCACCCTTTCCTTCTCCCGTAATGGTCTCCGTGCCCCTCTCCGTTTATTACAAGGTGGCTTTCGAACTGgtctttattttcttgttataTTATACTTTTATATAGTCGGGTTAGGTTGGTATAGTGTTCATGAGCGCCTTGTGTAAGCTGTGAGGCAATGTCATGATCCGTTCTGTGGTGCCAACTTTACATTCTTCCGAACGCTTCCATAGCTCCGTTGATGGGGGATATGATCTAGGTCAAATGCAAGTCCTTGTCACCAACAACCCTTTGCCTTGTTCCTCGCCGATGTGTgaagttttatatgttttcgtggATGTGTTATTCTTGACTCGTGCTCGTCAATGAACATATGAAGAATTATCGTCACTCCATTATCCCTGTAAAAGAAATTGTCACCCGGTTAATAAAATCATAAAAGCTCTGGGTAAAATAAATCATGAAAGTTGCAGGTAAGATAATACCATATAAGCTTGTTAGCGACATTCAAGCAAACAATTCGTCAAAAGAAGATTGCTTGCTTAGCATGCCCAATTGTTCGCATTGTTTACAAGTGCACCATTTCTCGTTTGATAGGATAATGCCTTTTTTTTCCGTAAGTTAACACCTTCAAAGGTTTCGCTCCAGACTACAAATATACATGTAATTGCTCTGTGGAAATAACATGTTTTTATAGGAGTTGTGTCCTTTTAGAGTGTACACAACACACATCATACATGGAGTAACGAAGAAAGCTTTGAAGATCTGTTGCACCTACTACTACCAAGAAAGAAAAGGAGCACGCTGCTCAGAACTGTTTCTGATGAAAACGCGCAATTACTCGAGCGTGGAAGGACCTGCGGAGATAAACGCACCCACGTTTTGTCCACCAATAAATCCCACCAACCAACAAACAACCCACCCAAAGCCCGGACCATCAGCCCCCTCCACCTCCCCTGGATCCGATTCAGCAGACTCGCCACCTGTTTTCGTCCCCGCAGCCTTCTCCTGAGGTTTTGTCCCCACAGCCCACACTCTTCCCATTTCTCGCGTCTCCTCCTCAGAGCAGAAGCCCGAGCCGCCACGCCTCTCGATCCGCGAACCTCCCCCCTCAAAGCCCCCCCGCGGATCTGCTGGTTTCGGGAGGCGTCCCGGCGGGCGCGTAGGGTCGGGGCCTCGGGCTGTTtcgggagaggaggggaggcgcaTGAGGATTCGCGAGCTGGGGGACGGCGACGGGAGGCCGGTGGAgggggaggagcaggaggaggcctGCGCCGGTGGCGGGGGCGGAGAGGTCGTGCGGCTGAGGGCCAAGCGCGCGCTCGTCGGCGCCGGGGCCAGGGTGCTCTTCTACCCGACGCTCCTCTACAACGTCCTGCGCAACCAATTCGAGGCCGAGTTCCGGTGGTGGGACCGCGTCGACCAGGTGCTGACCCTGCCTTTAAGCGGATTTCCTGATTACGTACTTTGTTTGGGATTATATGCCCATAGTGTATGCATATGGAGTAGTATTGAGCGATTCTTGTTCGATAAATTGGTCTACCTGCCGTTCATAGGATTGGATGATAGGATGTCACTTTTGTAAACTGGTGAAGGGTGTGATTTTTGAGCACCGGTTTTTCATCAGGGATTTTTCGGTGCCATCTATACTTTTTGGGTAGTGCCATCTATACTTGGGGCTTCTATATAAGGTTTACATCTGCTTGACTGGTTCCATGATTGCCTCTGGCGCAGTGACGCTCCAAGCTGAAAGGACGCATGCATCCCTAGATAGCATGCCTTGATTGCTGTTCTTAGGTGTTGTGATTTTTGCTTTGCGCATTTTAGTATTTTGATGTGTATACTGTGACTTGTCTCTGCTACAAAGACCGACCGCCTAATTTGTCCAACCTCCATGTGCAGTGTATTTTGCTAGGAGCCGTTCCTTTCCCAAGTGATGTTCCACGTTTGAAGCAACTTGGAGTTCAGGGAGTTGTAACATTGAATGAGCCTTATGAGACTCTGGTGCCAATGTCCTTGTACCAGGTAAATTTTACATTAGTTGATTCCATTGTTGTGTGATTTTATTTGCATTTTGAATTTGAATTAATAAGTGCAATTCCATCCATATTGTGGTTGATTTGCAGGCATCCCCCATCATTCTACTGTTTTTTTTTCAATTATAGCAAAACAAATATGTACTGATGAGTAACGCACCTTCTTTTTCCAGGCCCATGGGATTGATCACCTTGTGATTGCCACAAGAGACTACCTCTTCGCACCATCCCTCGAAGATATTTGTCAAGCCATCGATTTTATCCACCGTAAGTTCATGCCATTTCTTAGACGCAAGTGATAAATCATTAGAACTACATATCAGTTCTCCTGGTGTTATGGAGTGTTTTTCTCCCGCAATAAGAATAGCttgaaaaacgctcttatattgtgggacggaGGGATTAGATGATAGCTTGCGGTCAACTTTATAAAGAACCAAGTATTGTGTGCATTGTCTGTTAGGTTGTCAGTATCTGATGGAGTAGGTATAACAATATATAGGTTGCAAAACTATCTTTTAATGCAAACTTCCTTCCCAACAGCAGGATGAAGAATTTGTTTGTTGTCGCTCTGGATGACATCATGCATGACAGTAAGTGGAATGGGCAATATAAATGCCTTTGACAAAGAAACTGAGACTCTGTTTAAAAAGTTGGAATTTATGTAGACAAGGATAGTACACTACGAAAGAATGGCTACATATTCTGCTTGTTCTTGAGCGCATGGTTTATGTGCAGAAGCCACATTTCTCAACAGTACACTTTACTGGTAAACTATCAAGGAACTAGACTTAACAAGTAATTTCACAAAACACACTTTTTTGTGTATCATGATTTCAGAAAACTACACCTCTTTATGATTACAACGGAACTGGCAGGTTTGCCCCCACCCATCAGTCACAAGCACAAGTGTCCATGAACATGAAAAAGTTGCACCTATTCCATTTTATGATGATGTGGCTGACGGGTGGGAAATACCTGTTGGTTTTGTTGAAATTCCAAATAATCGCTTTCTGTATGAAACCGAAATGGGGTGATTCTGTAGGCTATTTTCAAATGTGCAGTTCTTTGATAATATGTCCAAAAAAAGGTCTGGTACTAGAAAATTTGCTCATTGAACGAATCTTTTTtaatgctgctgctactgctgttgttgtcattgtttttgttactAGAACTTGTTCTGCCTTCCAGTTCTCTTATTTTATCCTCAATGATGAGCTGTCTGCAGAATGTTTTCAAACAGCAATGCCTATCTGAATTGCATGTAAGATGTaactatgtactccctccgtttctaaatgtaagtctttgtagagatttcactagtgaactacatacggatgtatatagacatactttagagtgtacattcaatcattttgcttcgtacgtagacatctagtgaaatcgcttaaaagacttatatttaggaacggagggagtagcatctTCAAGCTTCCTTGACAGCTGTGCTATTGACCAAGGATGGTCTTATTAGCAATAACAAAAGTCCATTGAGTTTGGTTTAAATGTGAAAGAAATAAAGATCAGATATTTTTCAAAATTTAAATAAGGTCTCAAATGGGTAGAAGTTAATGCATAGTTACCTATTTTTCAGGTAATGCTTCACACGGTGGTACTACTTATGTTCACTGTAAAGCTGGAAGAGGACGAAGCACCACTATTGTTTTGTGCTATTTGGTAAGATAAACTACATACATTTTAAACTGAACGTGATAAGTCCCATTGAGTTGCTGACGACAGCTTCTTATCTTCCTTTTCTTCAGATCAAATATAGGAACATGACTCCTGAAGCAGCTTTGGATCATGTACGATCCATTAGGCCCCGAGTGCTTTTGGCACCATCACAGTGGCAGGTATAAGGACTGTTGTCTTTGTGTTTGATACAAGCTAATGCTATTGTTAGTCAATCATGCGTCTGCTAAGCTCCTTTCGCCAATGACATGATTTTGCAGGCTGTTATCGTATTTAGCACTCTCACCACTGGACGTCTTCCAGTACAGAGTACGAATCGAAACTGTTATCTAGAAGGCACCAAAGCCTCCATCCCTGACAGAGATATCGAGGACTGCACTATGGAGTTTGATTACGATGACAGCGGTTTACCTCTTTGTCAAGTTATGGTACCGAGGCCAAGCAGTCCAACTGGATGTGTCGATGCAGTTTTCATAACAGAAGCAGATCTGGAGGGCTACGATGCATACATTGATACTGGGAAGGATGTTGTGTCATTTGAAGTAGTAGCCAGTCGCAAGCCCatcatgaggagactatcatgCCTCTTTGGATCGTTGAAAGTTACCAGCAACTGTGAACCAGCCCCAAGCAGGTTTACTGAGGTTCGTGCCTGCTAGGTAGGCCTGATACTAGCTTTACCCAATTTTCTCCATGTTGTGAGTCTGAGATACATGATACTCCATTAGTAGATAGGCAGGCAGTCAGCCAGTCAGGCATCGTGGAAACATGGAGGTTTCTACAGCCAAGGCAAACGCCACCGGGAAGAAGCTTTGTGTGCATAGGGAGTTAAGAGAGTTTAGAGTTGTGAATGTGCCGATTGCCTTTTTTTCAGTCGAAAACATGTGGTTTGATTTCACCATTGTTCTTTTTGGAATAAAAAAATTATCATGTTCGGTCAGTATTTCTGCTAGTTCCTGTCTTTTGGAATAAAACTTTGTTAACTTATTGCTCCCTCTTCTTGCCTACAAGTAATAGTACTCCAGTGTACCATAATTGCATGGTAGTCAAGTAAATCTCTATGCAAATTTTGAAATCTGTTCTCATGTTTACATTCTTCACTTTTGGGATGCCCACTTTTTATGTCGGAATGGACTGTACGTTTGCTTGCAACTAATCATTTCATGATGAGGGGAGGGGTTTGAGAGACAGGCAGGAGCCCTTTTCGTGATAGTAACCGTCGCATCGGACCGATTGCCATAATAATGTTTGTATGGTCGATGAGATAATGTTTTCTAGAAAATTTTTATGATGGCTTTGAATGATCTCGCGAGATGAAGGGGTTGGAAGTGCATAGAGTTCAGCTTGAAGAGAATCGGTTGATGGAAGAGAAGGTGGCTGAGGGGAACTGATTGATGGTGTTGGATCCAACATCCAGATCATATAGAGATAACACGATATGATTGCATGCGTTCTAGGAGGGCATGGAGCGGCCAACACACCAAAGGAGGGGACAACACACATATGGTACTCAGGACATGTGTTGTGTGCATGTCGGTTGAATGTGTGCATGTTGATTCATCTTTTGTTCATGCATTTTTTTCTTCTTAAGAATGCATGCATGATTGCTCTTGATATGGACATATATTCATCCAACTTGTGAGTTTTAGAAGGGAAAAAAATTGAAGGTTGAGATATAACAACTCTACGTTGCATGTCGTCACAAAATATGGATTGTTGGCGGATCCAGGTGTGGTATCCTCGTCAAGCAACAATATGATGTGGATTAATGTTGCGGTGTGGTATGAACTGCAACAACAGTATCAACACATGAGGCACTGGATATTAACACTAATCGCCCCCCATGTTAGAACACAAAACACGTGCCAACATGGTGGAGCCATGAGAGAAATGGAGGGTGTACGCACCTCGAAAAAAAACCTCAACCTGATTCTTTAGGCTAAATTGGTACATATTAAAAAAATCTTTAAATTCTGGATGGGCCACGGCCCACTGTGACTACACATTGGCTCGGACACTGCGTGTGAAATCATTAATTAGGaagtactcttttcaaagatcacTTCCACCTTCCTAGATTGCGACAAGTGGTGTACTCCATGCGTGCTACTTGTCGCAACCTGAGAGTTTTTTTCTTCGTAAATTCGTATTTTTAAAACGTTCTATCTCCTAAACCGTGCATCctaatctcgaaccgttttcaccgttgAATTTCTCGcgttgagatcttcaaaactag
Coding sequences within:
- the LOC123444362 gene encoding phosphatidylglycerophosphate phosphatase PTPMT2-like — translated: MRIRELGDGDGRPVEGEEQEEACAGGGGGEVVRLRAKRALVGAGARVLFYPTLLYNVLRNQFEAEFRWWDRVDQCILLGAVPFPSDVPRLKQLGVQGVVTLNEPYETLVPMSLYQAHGIDHLVIATRDYLFAPSLEDICQAIDFIHRNASHGGTTYVHCKAGRGRSTTIVLCYLIKYRNMTPEAALDHVRSIRPRVLLAPSQWQAVIVFSTLTTGRLPVQSTNRNCYLEGTKASIPDRDIEDCTMEFDYDDSGLPLCQVMVPRPSSPTGCVDAVFITEADLEGYDAYIDTGKDVVSFEVVASRKPIMRRLSCLFGSLKVTSNCEPAPSRFTEVRAC